The DNA region CTTGTTTTCTATAGCTTCCTTTAAATTCATACCATTCACCTCGTAATTTTTTTGTTAGTATAATATAATAAAATATCCTAAGATAAAATTAAAGAAATGTTAAATTTGATTTGGGAGGTAAGTAATGAAGAAAATATTAATTGTAGAAGATGAAGAAAATGTAAGGGGACTCATTAAAGAGACCTTAGGGTTTTTGAATAAGTATGAAATTCATGAGGCTGGTACGGGTAGAGAGGCACTAGAAAAAATAAAGGAATTAAATCCAGATTTAGTGATTTTAGACATAATGCTTCCTGATATTGATGGATATACCATATGTGAGCAGATTAAAGAGGACCCTTCTTTAAATTCTCTTGTCCTAATATTGACCGCAAGATCCAGCAATCTTGACAAGAAGGTAGGTTTTAGTATGGGGGCTGACGATTACATGACTAAACCTTTTGGACTTGCTGATTTGATTACAAGGGTAGAAAATCTTTTAGGAGAGTAGAGAGATTAAGAAATAATTTTTAATATCTTATGAAAACTTATTATAACGAGAAGAAAGAAAAATTTCTATCTTTATTTAGAGGGTTACTTCTTTTTACAGCCTTACTTCTTGTAAAATTTGACATAATTCCTCCAATAAGCCAAAGCATTTTTAACATATTCCTTATAATCTCCTCTGTTTATATATTGATTACAACGGTTTTTCCTATTTATAAATATTCTCTTTTTTATAAATACGAGATTTTTTCTGCAATAGATGTGATTATTGTAGCCATACTTGTGTATCTCACGGGAGGCATTTCCAGTGATTTGTATTTGTTCCTTATTTTTCCCATAGTCTCATCGGCTTTTAGGTATGATTTTAGATCTGCCATACTTTCTGCAATATTAGTTACTCTTATTTTTACTCTCTTTGGTATTGTTCAAGGAATCAATATAATTTTAAGTTCTACCTATATTAGGGTTATTGAACTTGGTATTATAGCTATAATTCTTGCTTTGTTCTTAAACTATATAGGCAGAGAAAGCTTAAGGCTTGAGCAGAAAATTAATGAGATGAAGATTTTTTCGGAGATAATAAAGACTGTCAATTCCTCTTTAGAGACTAAGGAGGTATTATCTTTAATCTTAGAATCTGCAGTAAAGCTCTTAGGAGCCGATGGTGGGACGATCTTTTTAAAAGATAAGGAGACAGGAGATTTAATATTTGAAAAAGCTATAGGGGAAAAAGGGGAATTATTGGAAGGAAAAAAACTATCTAAGGGAGAAGGGGTAGTAGGTTGGGTTGTAGAGAATGGATCTCCTGTAATTATCAATAATCCTCAAAAAGACCCACGTTTTTCAAGTTATTATGATAAACTTTCTGGATTTAAAACAGGATCCATAATTTGTGTACCATTAAAGGTGGAAGATGAGGTTCTTGGAGCTATAGAGATTATTAACAGTAATAGAAACAGAAAATTTACAGATTATGACCTGGACATGCTTATGAACTTGGCATATGAGACTTCTATAGCCTTGAATAAAGCATTACTCTATAGCCAGGTTAATTTAGAAAGGGAAAAGATGAAAAAGATTCTTGAAAATGTAGGGGATGGGCTTGTCATTTTAGATGGTAGAAAAAGACTATCCATGTTCAACA from Dictyoglomus turgidum DSM 6724 includes:
- a CDS encoding response regulator transcription factor, which gives rise to MKKILIVEDEENVRGLIKETLGFLNKYEIHEAGTGREALEKIKELNPDLVILDIMLPDIDGYTICEQIKEDPSLNSLVLILTARSSNLDKKVGFSMGADDYMTKPFGLADLITRVENLLGE